From Microbacterium sp. 10M-3C3:
CTCGATCGCCGCCAGCCGCCTCGCCGTCGTCGCACGCACGGTGCTGTTCCTGCCGCAGATCATCCCGCTCGTGGCGGCGGGCATCATGTGGACGTGGCAGCTGTCCACCAACGGGCTCGTGAACCAGATCCTCGGGCTCCTCGGGCTCGGCGGCGTCACGCGCGCGTGGCTCGGCGACACCGACACTGCCCTCCCCGCGGTCGGCGTGATCGGCGCGTGGGTGCAGCTGGGGCTGTGCCTGCTGCTGCTCCTGGCCGGCATGACGAAGATCGATCCGAGCCTGTACGAGGCCGCGCGCATCGATGGCGCCGGTCCGGTGCGGGAGTTCTTCTCCATCACGCTCCCGAGCCTCCGCCAGGAGATCGCGGTGTGCGTCACGATCACGGTCATCTCGGCGCTCGCGAGCTTCGACATCATCTACATCTCGACCCAGGGCGGCCCGGCCAGCAGCACACTCGTGCCCGGCCTGCAGATCTACTACCTCGCCTTCTTCGAGCGGCACATCGGCGTCGCCTCGGCGCTCGGCATCGTCCTGATGCTCCTCGTCCTGATCGTCGTGCTGCCCCTGCAGCGCATCCTGAGAGGGCGCGACGCGTGATCGTCTCCGCCCGCGAGACGTGGCTCGGCCGCGCGCTCCTCGTGCTCCTCATGCTCATCACGGTGCTGCCGTTCCTCAGCCTGTTCGTCACGGCGCTGCATCCGCAGGGCACCTACCCCGGCGGCCTGAGCTGGCCGGACGAGCCGCACTGGGAGAACTTCGCCCTCGCGTTCCAGTCGGCCGACATGCTCGCGCTGCTGTGGTCGAGCGTGCTCATCGAGCTCGGCGTCGTGCCGCTGGCGGTCCTCATCGCGACGCTCGCCGGGTTCGCCCTCGGCCACCTCCGCCCCGCGGGCGGCCGGGGTGTGTTCATCGCGTTCCTGCTGGGCCTCACGCTGCCCTTCGAGGGCATCATCGTGCCGCTGTACTACCAGATGCGCGAGATCGGGCTCCTCAACACCCGGTGGGCCATCATCCTGCCGCTGGTCGGGCTGTTCATGCCCTTCGCGGTGACGTGGATGCGGGCGCACTTCGTCAACATGCCGAGCGACCTGTCGGAGGCGGCGCGGATGGACGGCGCCACGACGTGGCAGCTGTTCTGGCGAATCCACGTTCCGCTGTCGCTGCCCGCCCTCTCGTCGCTGGCGATCCTGCTCTTCCTGTGGACGTGGAACCAGTTCCTGCTCGCGGTCGTGCTCGTCGACGATCCCGCGCAGCGGACCATGGCGGGCGCCCTGGGCGCGTTCCAGGGTCAGTGGGGCACCGACATCCCGCTGCTGTGCGCAGGCTCGCTCCTGATCCTCACCCCCACCCTCGTGGTGTTCCTCGTGTTCCAGCGCCAGTTCGTGTCCGCCCTGCTGCAGGGCTCGCTGAAGGGCTGACGTGACCGCGCGCCCGCCCCTGGACCCCGAGATCGCGGCGGCCCTCGCCCGCACGCCCGGCGTCGTCACGGCGCTGCACCCGGGCGAGATCGCGGGGCTCCGCGCCCGCGCGCAGCCGCCGACGGAGGCCGATGTGACCGCCCACGGCCGCCGCACCCTCGAGCGTCTGCGGATCGACGGCGCGGACGGCCACGGCATCGACGTCGCCGTCGCCCGCCCGGCCGACGCGCGCGGCGCGCTGCCCGTGCTCGTCCACGTGCACGGCGGCGGCCTCGTCGCCGGAACGCTCCTCGACGACCTCCCGGCCGCAGCGGAGCTCGCGGGCGACCTCGGCATGGCCGTCGTGTCGACGGACTACCGTCTCGCCCCCGAGCATCCGTTCCCCGCCGCGATCGACGACGTCGTGGCCACCGTCCGATGGGTCGCGGCGGACGGGCCGGCGCACGGGCTCGACCCCGATCGCGTCGTCATCGGCGGCGTGAGCGCGGGCGGCGGTCTCGCGGCGGCGGCGGCGCTGCGCCTGCGCGACGAAGACGGTCCGGCGGTCCTCGGCCAGCTCCTGGTGTGCCCGATGCTCGACGAGCACAACGACTCCTCCTCGGCCGCGCAGATGGCCGGCGCCGGCGCGTGGGACCGCACCGCCAACGAGACCGGATGGTCGGCGTACCTCGGCCGCGAGCGCCGCGACGTGAGCCCGTGGGCGTCCGCCGCCCGCGCGACCGACCTCTCGGGGCTGCCGCCGGCGTTCCTCGACGTCGGCTCGGCCGAGACGTTCCGCGACGAGGTGCAGCGGTACGCCGCGGGCCTGTGGGCCGCCGGCGGCGACGCGGAGCTGCACGTGTGGGCGGGCGGCGTGCACGGCTTCGACGCGCTCGCACCCGACGCGGCGGTCAGCCGCGCGGCGCGCGCCGCGCGAGCGTCGTGGCTGCGCCGCATCCTGGCCCGCGCCGAGGGCCTCGCCCTTCCGTCGGGCGAGGGCCGACGCCGCAGCGCTCCGGCCCCGATACGCTGACAGGGCGGCCGCCCCCCCCGGGTCGCGAGAGGAACTCCATGGCCGATCTCGCCCACCGGCGCACTCGCGCGCGCGTCCGGGTCACGGATGCGGCGGGACGGCCCCTCGCCGGCGTGCCGGTGACCGCCGAGCACGTGAGCCACGCCTTCGCCTTCGGCAACATCGGATTCGACCTCGTGCCGTGGATCGGCGGCCCGTCGCCGTTCGCCGGAAGCGCCGAGGAGCCGATCGATGCGGCAGCCGCCGAGACGATCGCCGCGCGCTTCCTCGACGTCTTCAACGCCGTGACGCTGCCGTTCTACTGGCGCTGGTACGAACCCGAGCCCGGCCGCGCCGACGACGCGCGCCTGCGGGCCACGGCCGAGTGGTTCGCCGCACGCGGCGTCACCGTCAAAGGACACCCGCTCGTGTGGCACACGCTCACCCCGCCGTGGCTGAGCGCGCTCGAGGACGCGGCGGGCGATGCCGCCGTCGAAGACGCGATCCGCGCGCGGATCCGCGCGGTGGCAGGCGGCTTCGCGGGCGTCGTGGACCAGTGGGACGCCATCAACGAGGTCGTGATCCTCCCGGTCTTCACGGCGGAGGACAACGCCGTGACCCACCTCGCGCGGAGCAGGGGGCGCGTGAAGATGGTGCGCATGGCCTTCGAGGAGGCGCGCGCCGCCGATCCGGCCGCTCGGCTCGTGCTCAACGACTTCGACCTGTCGCCCACGTACGAGCAGCTCATCGCCGAGTGCCTCGACGCCGGCATCGCGATCGACGCGATCGGACTTCAGACGCACATGCACCAGGGGTACCGGGGCGAGGAGCAGATCACCCGCATCCTCGACCGCTTCGCCCGGTTCGGACTGCCCCTGCAGCTCACCGAGACCACGCTGGTCTCGGGTGACCTCATGCCGCCCGACATCGTCGACCTCAACGACCACATCGTCGACGAGTGGCCCTCAACCCCCGAGGGGGAGGCGCGCCAGGCTGACGAGATCGCCCGCCACTACCGCACCGTCTTCGCCCACCCCGCGACCGAGTCCCTCACTTACTGGGGTATGACGGACGCGGGCGCGTGGCTCGGCGCCCCCGCCGGCCTGCTGCGCGCCGACGGCTCGCCGAAGCCCGCGTATGACGCGGTGCGTACGCTCGTGCGCGGCGAATGGGCGACGCCGCCGCAGCATGCCGTCACCGACGCCGACGGCATGCTCGTCGTCGAGGGCTTCGCGGGGCGGTACCGCCTCGTGACGCCGCGCGCGTCCGTCGAAATCGACCTGCCCGCGGGCCAGGTCGACGCCGCCATCCGAGAGGAGAACCCCGCATGATCGGCACGAACTGGTCCGGCAACATCGCGTACCGCGCCGCCGAGCTGCAGAGCCCGCGCTCGGTCGCCGAGGTCGTCGACCTCGTGCGCGCCGCCCCCGCCGTCAAGGCGCTCGGCAGCCGCCACTGCTTCAACGACATCGCGGATACCGCGGGCGTCGCGGTGTCGGTCGCCGAGCTGCCGCGGGAGATCCGGGTCGACGAGGAGCGCCGCGTCGTGCGTGCTCCGGCGGGCCTGCGTTACGGCGACATCAGCCCGGAGCTGGATGCGGCGGGGTGGGCGCTGCCGAACCTCGCGTCGCTCCCGCACATCTCCCTGGCGGGCGCCATCGCGACCGGCACGCACGGCTCGGGCGACGCGGTGCCCTCGCTCGCGGCGTCGGTCGCGGGAGTGGAGATCGTCACCGCGGACGGCGACGTGCGGATGCAGCGCCGCGGCGACGCGGACTTCGCCGGCACGGTGGTGTCCCTCGGCGCGCTCGGCGTCGTGACGGCGGTCGAGATCGACATCGTGCCGCGGTACGAGATCGCGCAGACGGTGTTCGACGGGCTGCCGCTGGCCTCGGCGCTCGAGCACTACGACGAGATCACCGCCGTCGGCTACAGCGTGTCGATGTTCACGACGTGGCGGGATCCCGACGTCATCGACCAGGTGTGGGTCAAGCGGCGCGCCGACGAGCCGGGCGCGCTGCCCGGCGACCTCTTCGGGGCGCGACCGGCGGCTGGGAAGCGGCATCCGCTGCCCGGCGTGGATCCGCTGTTCTGCACGGAGCAGGGCGGTGCGCGCGGCCCGTGGTACGCGCGCCTTCCCCACTTCAAGCTCGAGTTCACGCCGTCCAACGGCGACGAGCTGCAGTCCGAGTACCTGCTGCCGCGCGCGCACGCGGTCGCCGCGATCGAGCGCGTCCGCGCCCTCGCGCCCGACCTCGCGCCGCTCGTGCAGGTATGCGAGCTGCGCACGGTCGCCGCCGACGACCTGTGGCTCTCGCCCGCGGCCGGCGCGGCGACCACGGGCATCCACTTCACGTGGGTGCCCGACCAGCCCGCGGTCGAGGCGTTCCTGCCGCGGCTGGAAGCGGCGCTCGAGCCGTTCGGCGCGCGCCCGCACTGGGGCAAGCTGTTCGACGTGGCCGCGGCGCGCGAGCGCGTCCCCGACCTCTACCCGCGGTGGCGCGACTTCGCGGCACTCCGCGAGCGGTGGGACCCGCGTGGCGTCTTCCGCAACGATTTCCTCGCGCGCCTGGGGCTGTGACCGACGGCGCGGTCGACACCGCCGCGCTGACGAGCGACCTCGTCGCGCGGCTGGTGGCCGAGCAGTTCCCGGCGTGGGCGGAGCTGCCGGTGCGGCCGGTCGCGCTCTCGGGCAACGATCACCGCATGTTCCGTGTCGGCGACGCGCTGACCGCGCGGCTCCCGAGTCACTCCGGCTACATCCCGCAGGTGCCGAAGGAGCAGGACGCCCTCTCGCGCCTGGCCCCCCACGTGCCGCTGCCGATCCCGGTCCTGCACGGCCGCGGGCGCCCGAGCGCGCTGTTCCCAGCCCCGTGGTCGGTGCTCGGCTGGATCGACGGGACGCCCCTGAGCGCCGCATCCGTCGACGACGACGACGCCCTCGCCGGCGCGCTCGCCGACTTCCTGCGCGACCTGCGGGCGGCTCCGGCCGCCGGCGGACCCGCGCCCGGCCCGCACTCGGCGTTCCGCGGCGGGTCGGTGGCGCGCTGGGACGACGAGGTGCAGGCGCTCCTTCCGCAGCTGTCCGGGCGCGAGCTCGACGCCGCGGCGGGGATGTGGCGCGACGCGGTCGCCGCGCCGTACTCCGGCCCCGCGGTGTGGGTGCACGGCGACGTGGCGGCCGGCAACCTGCTCGTGCGCGAGGGCCGGCTCGCCGCGGTGCTGGACTTCGGATGCGCCGCGGTCGGCGATCCCGCGTGCGACGCCGTGCCCCGCTGGACGTTCCTGGCGGGCGGCGCGGCCCTCCGCTTCACGCGCGAGCTCGGCGTCGACGACGCCACGTGGGCGCGAGGCCGCGGGTGGGCGCTGTGGAAGGCGCTCATCATGCTCTCGCACACGGTGCCGGGCCAGGCGGAGTTCGCCCGCCGGGTGCTCGACGCGCTCATCGCCGACCGCTGAGCGCGCACCGCGCACCGGCGGATTGTTGCCGTCTGTGACGCCCCGGCCCGCCCGTGCGCGCCCTGTTCGCCACCACCGCCGCGCTCGCCCTGCTGCTCACCGGCTGCGCCGGCGCCGCCCCCGCCGCCCCGGCCGACGCCGCGGACAAGACCGAGATCACGATCGGCTTCAACCCCGGGCCGTACCTGCAGATGTTCCAGGAGGGGATCCAGCCGATCCTCGAGGAGGAGGGCTACTCGGTGAAGACCGTCGACTTCACCGACGGCATCGTCGTGAACGTCGCGGTGGACTCCGGCGAGATCGACGCCAACATCATGCAGCACCCCGTCTACCTCGAGTTCGTCAACGCGCAGGAGGGGCTCGACAACGCGCCGCTCGTGCAGATCCCGACGCCGCGCATGGGCCTGTTCGGCGGCAAGAAGTCCGACCTCGACGACGTCGCGGACGGTTCCACCGTGACGGTGCCGAACTCGCCGTCCAACCTGTACCGCGCGCTGCTGATCCTGCGCGACGTCGGCTGGGTGGACTTCGACGACATCGACGACCCCAACACCGCTGACCTGTCGATCATCACCGACAACCCGCACAACCTGAACATCACCGCGATCGAGAACGCGCAGCAGGTGCCGGCGCTGCAGGACGTGGACTACGCCGTCATCCAGGGGAACTTCATCATCGCGGGAGGACTCGACTACGGCGACGCGCTGGCCGTCGAGGACCAGCCGACGCAGTTCTCCAACGTGGTCACCGTGCGCGGCGCCGACGTCGACGCGGACTGGGCGCAGGCGATCAAGGCGGCGTACGAGTCGCCGGAGTTCGTCGACTACATCCGCTCGAACCCGCAGTACGACGGCTACAACCTCCCCGCCTGGTTCGAGTGACCGCCGACGCGACGGGCGCGATCGTCTTCGACGCCGTCTCCAAGCGGTTCCCGGGCCGCGGCGGCGGCACCGCCGCCCTCGAGGACGTGTCGCTCGAGATCGCGCCCGGGTCGGTGTTCGGCGTCATCGGCTACAGCGGCGCGGGCAAGTCGACCCTCATCCGGCTCGTCAACGGCCTCGAGCAGCCCACGACCGGTCGCGTGATCGTCGACGGGGTGGACATCGGGCGACTCCGCGGACGCGCCCTGCGTGCCGCCCAGAAGCACACCGGCATGATCTTCCAGCAGTTCAATCTGCTCGAGACCGTGCGCGTCCGCGACAACGTCGCCCTGCCGCTGCGCCTCGACGGCGTCGCGGCGGGAGCCGCGCGCGCCCGCGCCGAGGAGATGCTCGAGTTCGTCGGGCTCGCCGACAAGGCCGACTCCTACGCGGCGGAGCTCTCCGGCGGGCAGAAGCAGCGGGTCGGCATCGCCCGCGCACTCGTGCGCAATCCCCGCATCCTGCTCGCCGACGAGGCGACGAGCGCGCTCGACCCCACGACGACCGCGCAGATCATCGATCTGCTCCGCCGAGTGAACGCGCAGTACGGCACGACGATCCTCGTGGTCACGCACGAGATGGACGTGATCAAGGACCTCGCGCACGACGTCGCCGTCATGGCCGGCGGGCGCGTCGTCGAGCGGGGCAGCGTGCTCGAGACGTTCCTGCATCCGCGCGCCGACATCACCCGTGACTTCGTGACCACAGTGGTCCCGCAGGGCGTGCCGCGGCGCGTCGTCGAGCACCTCGGCGGCGGCGGCCTGTGGCGCCTGCTGCTGCTCGACGAGGAGGTCACCCAGCCGCTGGTCTCCACGCTCATCCGCGACCTCGACGTGTCGGTGAACATGCTCCACGCCGACATGACCGAGATCCAGGAGCACACGATCGGACAGATGATCGTGCACGTGACCGGCGACCCCGACAGGGTGAGCGCGGCGCGCCGGTACCTGTCCGAGCGCGTGGTGGACGTGCAGGACGTGGTCGCATGAGCGGCGACCGCTGGACCCTCATCACGCCCGACATCTACCTCCGGGCGCTGGGCGAGACGCTCCAGATGCTCGGGGTGTCGCTCGTCCTCGGATCGATCCTGGGCGTGATCATCGGCGCGGTCCTCGCCGTCACACGTCCGGGCGGGGTGCTGCCGAACCGCGGCGTCAACCTCATCCTCGGCGTCGTCGTGAACGTCGTGCGCTCGCTGCCCTTCATCATCCTGCTCGTCGCGATCCTTCCCTTCACGCGCTTCCTCGTCGGCACGAGCATCGGCGTCTGGGCGGCGATCGTGCCCCTGACGGTCATGGTGGCGCCCTACATCGGGCGGCTCGTGGAGAACTCGCTGCTGGAGGTGCCGCGCGGCGTCGTCGAGGCGGCGCGCTCGATGGGGGCGACCCCGCTGCAGGTCTTCGTGCGGTTCCTGCTGCCCGAGGCGCGCGGGTCGCTCATCCTCGCCGTGACGATCGCGACGGTGGGCCTGATCGACGCGACGGCCATGGCGGGCACGGTGGGGGCCGGCGGCATCGGCGACCTCGCGCTGTCGTACGGCTATCAGCGGTACGACGGCTTCGCGATGGTCATCACCGTGATCACGCTCATCGCGCTCGTGCAGGGGATCCAGATCGCCGGCTCCGCCATCGCGCGGCGGTTCCGACGGCGATGACGGCGGAAGTGCGCGCGGCTGCGCGGGTGGCGGGCCTTCCGGCGAACTTCTGGGGCGCGATGGACCGCGAGATCGTCCGACTCGCCGCGGAGCCCGGCCCGGCGATGATCGACGTGTCCAAGGGGAACCCCGACCTGCCGACGCCCGAGCACATCGTGGCAGCCATGCAGGCCGCCGTCGCCGACCCGCGCAACCACGGCTACCCCTCGTACGCGCCGCGTCCGGCGCTGCGTCGCGCGGTGGCGCTGCGCTACCGCGAGGACCACGGCGTCGACCTCGACCCCGACACCGAGGTGGCCGTCGCCCACGGCTCGCACGAGGCGATCCTCGGTGCGGTCATGGCGTTCGCCGACCCCGGCACCGCCGTGGTAGCCCCCGATCCCGGGTATCCGCTCTACACGTCGGCCGCGCACCTCGCCGGAGCGCACGTCGTCCCCCTGCCCCTCGCGCCACCCGCGTATCAGCCCGACCTCACGGCGACGCTGCCCGCGGCGGCCTCCGTCGTGCTCCTGAACTACCCGCACAACCCCACCGGCGCCCTGGCCACGGCGCAGACGTTCGCGGATGCCGCCGACTACGCCACCCGGGCCGGTGCCGTGATCGTGCACGACTTCGCCTACGCGTCGCTCGGGTTCGACGGCCGGCGGCCGCTGTCGGCGCTCGCCGTCCCCGCGGCGCGCGAGTGCACGATCGAGGCGCAGACCCTGTCGAAGACGTACAGCATGGCCGGCTGGCGCATCGGGTTCGCCGCGGGCCGCGCCGAGCTCGTCTCGGCGGTCTCGCGCTACCAGGCGCACGCGTTCAGCACCGTCGCGGGTGCGACGCAGGACGCGGCGGCCGCGGCGCTCTCGGGCGACCAGACCGCGGCCCGTGATCTCGTCGCGCTCTACCAGCGCCGCCGCGATGTCGTCGTCGCGGGACTGCGGCGCGCGGGATGGGACGTCACGGTGCCCGAGGGCTCGTTCTTCGTGTGGGCGCGCGTGCCCGGCGACGTCGATGCGTCCGAGACGGCCCGGCGCCTCCGCGAAGAGGCGCGCGTCGCCGTCGCCCCCGGCGACGGGTTCGGGCCGGGAGGGCGCGGTCACATCCGGATCGGGCTCGTCCGCGACGAGCGCGTGCTCGCCGAGCTCGTCGAACGACTCGTCGCGTTCACGCGGCACTGACGGCGGACGCCGACGTCAGCCGAGCGCGTCGCGCAGACTTCTCGCGTTCTGCACGGCGTGGCCGCCGATGTCGTTGTTGAAGTAGGCGTACACGTCGCGTCCCTGGGCGAGCCACTCGCGGATGCGGGCGGCCCACCACGTGATCGCCGCGTCGTCGTACGAGCCCTGGTACAGCGCGTCCGTCGGCCCGTGCAGGCGCACGTACACGAAGTCGGCGGTGGCGCGCAGCTCGCACGGCAGACCCGCGCCGCTCATGACGCAGTAGGCGGCGCCGTGCGCGGCGAGCGTCGCGAAGACCTCCTCGGCGACCCACGACGGATGCCGCAGCTCCACGACCGGACGCGCGCCGAGGGGGAGGTCCGCGAGGAACGCGGCCAGCCGGGCGTCGTCGCGGACGTCGCCCGGCGGGAGCTGGGCCAGCAGGGGCCCGCGCCGAAGCCCCAGGGCGTCCAGGCCGGCGGCGATCCGCTCGCGCCACTCCGGCGTCAGCACGAAGTGACGTGCGTGCGTGACTCCACGGGGGGCTTTGACGCTCATCTCGAACCCGTCGGGCAGGCGGTCCCGCCACGCAGCGAAGCGCTCGGGGCGCGGCCAGCGGTAGAAGCTCGCGTTGAGCTCCACGGTGTCGAACTCGGCGGTGTAGCGCGCGAGCCGGTCGCGCGTGCCCGGCTCGTAGAGGACCCCGCGCCAGTGGTCGTAGCTCCAGCCCGAGGTGCCGACCCGGGCGCGGGCGGTCATGCCGTGGGCGGAGCGGGGGCGGATGCCGTGGCGGTGGCCTCGGCCAGGTAGTGCTCCTCGGCGCGGTGCAGCTCCTCGAGGAAGTCGACGACCGTGCGGCGCTCGTGGGCGTTCAGGCGCGCCGCGGCGAAGGCGACGGCCACGCGCCGGACGGCGAGCAGGCGCCTCGCCGGCGATCCCGGAGGCACCGTCGCGCGCACGATGATGCTGCGCCGGTCCTGCGGGTGCGGCTCGCGTGCGACGAGCCCCGCCTCCGCGAGGCGGTCGATGAGCGCCGTGGTGGCGGCGGAGGAGATGCCCAGCAGCTCAGCGAGCTCGCGCGGGGTCACGTCGCGCGCCTCGAGATCCAGCAGGTGCCGCAGGACCGTGGCGTCCTTCGGTCCGATGCCCAGGGCCGACACGGTGGCGCGGTCGACCTGCGCCTCGACGCCCGTCAGGTCGTCGAGCGCTTTGACGACGTCATCCGCCGATGCGGTGTGCCTCACGCTCGTCTCGCGATCTTCCCTAGGCATCCGAGATAGTCCGATGCCGATCTTCTAGCCTACCGATCAATGCATCGTACTCCTGCACGCCGTGCGCCGCGGAGGGGGTTGCGCACGCGTGCCGCGGTCGGACGCGCGCCGGCGGGCCTGACATAGGATGCGGTCGTGGAAGAAACGCGGACCGACTCCTCGCGCTACTGGTACGGCGCGAGCGAGGAAGACCGTCGACGCCGCGCCGTGGAGGTGCTCGAGGCGTTCCGCCTGTACCGCGCCGCCGAGGTCGCGATGCGTCGGCGCACGCGCGAATCGATGTCGATGGGGGAGAACGAGCTTCTCGTCCTGCGGTATCTGCTGAAGGCCGACCGCGCGGGCCGTTCGGTGTCGCCGAGCGAGATCACGCGGTACCTGGGCGTCTCGACGGCCTCGACGACGGCGATCATCGACCGGCTCGAGAAGTCCGGCCACGTGACGCGGGTGCCGCATCCGTCCGACCGCCGCAGCATCCACATCGTCGCGACGGCCGCGTCCGACGCGGAGGTGCGCGCGACGCTGGGCAGGATGCACGAGCGGATGATGTCGGCGGTCCTGGACATGACGCCGGAGGAGAGCGCGATCGTCATCGCGTGCCTCACGCGGCTGCAGGAAGCCGTCGACGAGGTCGACCCGCACGCCGAGGCCGCCGCCCCCGCACGCGAGACCGTCGACGTCGAGATCTGAGCGACCGCGGTCGCTCGCTCGCCGTACTACCTGCGTCGTGAACATTCGCTTTACCGAAGCGCGCGTGAAACGATTGCGGCATGGCTGACGACGGGACCGGTGCGGGCAGTGCGCCGAGTGCGCACGACGCGTCGCTGTCGATCGACGACGTCGAGGTCGTGACCTTCTCCGCCGTCGTGGCCCGCCTCGTGGCCGCGTACCCGTCGCTCTCGGCCGCCCGCATCGAAGGGGTCCTGCTGCGCGAGTGGGAGGCCTTCAGTGCCGGCCGGCCGATCGTGGTGCCGGTGGCGGTCGAAGCGGGCGTCCGCGAGGTCCTCGACGCCGGCTGACTCAGTCGGCGCCCTCGCGCGGCTCGCCCACGAGCAGCAGTCCGCCCGACGAGTTCGCCGAGTTCGCGAGCTCCTCGATCCAGCGCCTGCTGAGCATCGCCGGCTCGGGGTCGTCGAAGACGAACCGCAGCGGGATCGACGGATGCAGCCACACGGTGCTGCGCCCGGGTTCCTGACCCTCGCCGTGCGTCCAGGACAGCGTGAAGCTCTCGCCGCGGCGCAGCTTGGTCGCGATGACGACCTTCAAGTGGGCCAGGGCCCGATCCTCGATCTCGATGGGGGTCGCCGAGTCGCCGTAGAAGATCGTTCCCACGTGCCCACGCTACGTCGCGCGATCACGGGTGCCCCGGGGGCTTGCACTCGCGCGGCCCGGTGGCGTACAGACGGCGGGAGGAATCGTCGGCGTGCGGATAGGCTCAGCGCATGGGCAGATTCATCTACGACACCATGGCGAACTCGGTCGACATCGACGACCGCACGCTCGCGCATCTCCGGATCGTCGTGATGAACAAGCTGCGCCGCTCCGAGTCGTTCATGTTCGACGTGGAGGTGGGTGACGGAAGCGGCCGGCGCAGCTACTGGATGCACCCCTCGGTGCCGATCCAGTTCCACTTCTTCGGCAGCCGCAGCCCGCGCATCAATCGCGTGTGGGTCGAGGAGCTCATGCTCGTCGCGAGCGGTCCGAATGGACTGATGATCACGCCCGAGCCCTCCGACGAAGGTCACGTCGAAGAGGGCTGACCCTCTTCCCGCGCGGGCGCGCCGCCGGTCTGCTCGGGCACGAGCATGATGCC
This genomic window contains:
- a CDS encoding MarR family transcriptional regulator, with amino-acid sequence MEETRTDSSRYWYGASEEDRRRRAVEVLEAFRLYRAAEVAMRRRTRESMSMGENELLVLRYLLKADRAGRSVSPSEITRYLGVSTASTTAIIDRLEKSGHVTRVPHPSDRRSIHIVATAASDAEVRATLGRMHERMMSAVLDMTPEESAIVIACLTRLQEAVDEVDPHAEAAAPARETVDVEI
- a CDS encoding ATP-dependent DNA ligase, translated to MGRFIYDTMANSVDIDDRTLAHLRIVVMNKLRRSESFMFDVEVGDGSGRRSYWMHPSVPIQFHFFGSRSPRINRVWVEELMLVASGPNGLMITPEPSDEGHVEEG
- a CDS encoding aminotransferase class I/II-fold pyridoxal phosphate-dependent enzyme, coding for MAGLPANFWGAMDREIVRLAAEPGPAMIDVSKGNPDLPTPEHIVAAMQAAVADPRNHGYPSYAPRPALRRAVALRYREDHGVDLDPDTEVAVAHGSHEAILGAVMAFADPGTAVVAPDPGYPLYTSAAHLAGAHVVPLPLAPPAYQPDLTATLPAAASVVLLNYPHNPTGALATAQTFADAADYATRAGAVIVHDFAYASLGFDGRRPLSALAVPAARECTIEAQTLSKTYSMAGWRIGFAAGRAELVSAVSRYQAHAFSTVAGATQDAAAAALSGDQTAARDLVALYQRRRDVVVAGLRRAGWDVTVPEGSFFVWARVPGDVDASETARRLREEARVAVAPGDGFGPGGRGHIRIGLVRDERVLAELVERLVAFTRH
- a CDS encoding DUF72 domain-containing protein, translated to MTARARVGTSGWSYDHWRGVLYEPGTRDRLARYTAEFDTVELNASFYRWPRPERFAAWRDRLPDGFEMSVKAPRGVTHARHFVLTPEWRERIAAGLDALGLRRGPLLAQLPPGDVRDDARLAAFLADLPLGARPVVELRHPSWVAEEVFATLAAHGAAYCVMSGAGLPCELRATADFVYVRLHGPTDALYQGSYDDAAITWWAARIREWLAQGRDVYAYFNNDIGGHAVQNARSLRDALG
- a CDS encoding methionine ABC transporter permease — protein: MSGDRWTLITPDIYLRALGETLQMLGVSLVLGSILGVIIGAVLAVTRPGGVLPNRGVNLILGVVVNVVRSLPFIILLVAILPFTRFLVGTSIGVWAAIVPLTVMVAPYIGRLVENSLLEVPRGVVEAARSMGATPLQVFVRFLLPEARGSLILAVTIATVGLIDATAMAGTVGAGGIGDLALSYGYQRYDGFAMVITVITLIALVQGIQIAGSAIARRFRRR
- a CDS encoding MarR family transcriptional regulator, with protein sequence MRHTASADDVVKALDDLTGVEAQVDRATVSALGIGPKDATVLRHLLDLEARDVTPRELAELLGISSAATTALIDRLAEAGLVAREPHPQDRRSIIVRATVPPGSPARRLLAVRRVAVAFAAARLNAHERRTVVDFLEELHRAEEHYLAEATATASAPAPPTA